The Primulina tabacum isolate GXHZ01 chromosome 16, ASM2559414v2, whole genome shotgun sequence genome window below encodes:
- the LOC142529485 gene encoding aldehyde dehydrogenase 1-like, whose amino-acid sequence MTVQANEFMESHAKIPEIKFIKLFINGEFVDALSGKRFESIDPRTEEVIANIAEGDKEDIDLAVKAAREAFDLGPWPRLPGRERRKIMLKFADLIDENLEELAALDTIDAGKLYNMNKILDIPGAAETIRYFAGAADKIHGETLKMSRELQAYTLSEPVGVVGHIIPWNFPSTMFAMKVGPSLAAGCTVVVKPAEQTPLSALFYAHLAKRAGIPNGVLNVVTGYGHTAGAAITSHMDIDMVSFTGSTEVGRLVMQAAASSNLKPVSLELGGKSPFIVFDDVDVDKVADLALQGILFNKGEICVAGSRVFVQQGIYDKFIVKLVEKAETWVVGDPFHPNVRQGPQVDKKQYEKILSYIDIGKKEGATLLYGGKPYDRKGYYIEPTIFVNVTDDMTIAKEEIFGPVMSVLKFKSVEEVIKRANGTKYGLAAGIMTDNLNTANTVSRSIRAGVVWINCYFAFDNDLPYGGYKMSGFGRDCGLESLHKYLQVKSVATPIYNSPWL is encoded by the exons ATGACGGTGCAAGCCAATGAATTCATGGAGTCTCACGCGAAGATTCCTGAAATCAAATTCATCAAACTTTTCATCAACGGTGAATTCGTCGACGCTTTATCAG GAAAGAGATTTGAAAGCATAGACCCGAGAACGGAAGAAGTGATTGCGAACATTGCTGAAGGGGACAAAGAAGACATCGATTTAGCGGTTAAGGCTGCACGGGAGGCCTTTGATCTTGGTCCATGGCCTCGCTTACCCGGACGT GAAAGAAGAAAGATAATGCTGAAATTTGCGGACTTGATTGATGAAAATTTGGAAGAGTTAGCGGCCTTGGATACAATTGATGCTGGAAAGTTATACAACATGAACAAGATACTAGACATTCCCGGTGCGGCAGAAACAATACGTTACTTTGCAGGGGCAGCTGACAAAATTCATGGGGAAACTTTGAAAATGTCTAGGGAACTACAGGCATATACTTTAAGTGAACCCGTTGGTGTCGTGGGGCATATTATTCCCTGGAACTTCCCGTCTACTATGTTTGCAATGAAAGTTGGCCCTTCGTTAGCTGCTGGTTGCACTGTGGTTGTTAAACCTGCGGAACAGACTCCTCTCTCTGCTCTTTTTTACGCTCATTTAGCAAAGCGC GCTGGAATTCCAAATGGAGTGCTTAATGTTGTGACAGGATATGGACATACGGCTGGTGCCGCCATTACCTCTCACATGGACATTGACATG GTTAgttttacgggttctacagaagTAGGGCGCCTTGTAATGCAGGCGGCTGCGTCAAGCAATTTGAAGCCTGTGTCACTAGAACTAGGAGGCAAATCGCCCTTCATAGTTTTTGATGATGTAGATGTTGATAAAGTTGCAGATCTAGCTCTCCAAGGAATTCTATTTAACAAG GGCGAAATATGTGTTGCTGGCTCCCGCGTTTTCGTTCAACAAGGgatatatgataaatttatcGTCAAGCTCGTTGAGAAGGCAGAAACATGGGTGGTAGGGGACCCTTTTCACCCAAATGTTCGTCAAGGACCTCAG GTTGATAAGAAGCAATATGAAAAGATACTTTCATATATTGATATTGGAAAGAAGGAAGGTGCCACTTTGTTATATGGTGGAAAGCCATATGACAGAAAGGGTTATTACATTGAGCCAACAATTTTCGTAAATGTCACA GACGATATGACTATTGCAAAGGAAGAAATATTTGGGCCTGTAATGTCAGTTCTCAAGTTCAA GAGTGTCGAAGAGGTGATAAAGAGAGCTAATGGTACGAAGTATGGATTAGCAGCTGGGATTATGACAGATAACTTGAATACAGCAAACACAGTCTCGAGATCAATCCGAGCCGGTGTTGTTTGGATCAATTGTTATTTCGCTTTCGACAATGATCTTCCCTACGGGGGCTATAAAATGAGCGGATTCGGAAGAGACTGTGGACTGGAATCTCTTCATAAGTATCTTCAGGTTAAATCCGTCGCAACTCCCATTTATAATTCGCCATGGCTCTAA
- the LOC142529295 gene encoding kirola-like, translating to MAGLPCKLIAQVAFKAGGDVFHRLMSDRPHHLSNVTPAKVQACNLHQGQYGTNGSVIEWKYTLDGKEQTAKQLLHDIDEVKKTISYKMLGGDLLETYKNMTIIIHVETKNGVDFITWTVEYELLKPDNPHPLSLMAFFIEFTKEVETHIFG from the exons aTGGCAGGACTACCTTGCAAGCTTATTGCCCAAGTAGCGTTCAAAGCCGGCGGGGATGTGTTTCACCGCCTGATGAGTGATAGGCCACACCACTTGTCTAATGTCACGCCCGCGAAAGTTCAAGCATGTAACTTGCACCAAGGACAATATGGCACTAATGGCTCCGTTATCGAATGGAAATATACACTTG ATGGGAAGGAACAAACTGCCAAACAACTTCTCCATGACATAGACGAGGTGAAAAAGACCATCTCCTATAAAATGCTTGGAGGAGATCTATTGGAGACGTACAAGAATATGACTATAATCATTCACGTTGAAACCAAAAACGGGGTGGATTTTATTACATGGACTGTGGAATATGAGCTGCTCAAACCTGATAATCCACATCCGCTTTCGCTCATGGCTTTCTTCATCGAGTTCACTAAAGAAGTCGAGACTCATATTTTCGGATAA